Within Amycolatopsis sp. FDAARGOS 1241, the genomic segment GATCGGCCAGGTCGCGTACTCGTCCTCCAAGGGCGGCGTCGTCGGCCTCACGCTGCCGGCCGCGCGCGACCTGGCGTCGCAGGGCATCCGCGTGCTGACGATCGCCCCGGGCATCGTCGACACCCCGATGCTCGCGACCGTCAGCGACGAGTTCCGCGCGGGCCTCGCCGCCGGCGTGCCCTTCCCGAAGCGCCTGGCCCGCCCGGACGAGTACGCCCAGCTCGCCCTGTCGCTCATCGACCACGACTACCTCAACGGCGAAGTCATCCGCATGGACGGCGCCCTCCGCATGGCTCCGCGGTAACCAGCGCACTCAACGACGGGACCACGTCTTCACAGCACCCCACGGCCAGGGACTCCGCCGGCCACGCCAGCACCCAGTCCCGGCCCTGCACCTCGATCCCCGCCTGCCCCGCGGTCTGGACCACCTTGTCAAGGCACGCTTTCCAGCCATGCCAAGGTGGTCCAGACCGTCGTCGCAATCACGGATCGGGGTGCTGGGCTGCCAACCCAAACCCCACGGCCAGGCGACCCGACGCCCCACGCGAAGGTGAGCCGCGAAACCTACTCGCTCTTCCTCATCCGAACCTCAATCCCGATCCCCTCCACCACAACCGAACACGTCCCGAACCGGCTCTCCCGCACCAGTGCCTCGAACCCCTCCGGCGTGTACGCCCGCTTCCTCAACTGCCCCAACGTGAACCGGGTCGTCAACGCGCCCACCGGACCCAGTGACATCCCGTCGACCTCGGCCGCGATCTCCCCGGCCGTCGCCGACTTCCGCAGGTCCTGCACCACGGCCACGCCGCCCGGCCGCAGCACGCGCCACATCTCGTCGAGCGCGTCCACCGGATCCGCGAAGTTCTTGAAGGCCGCCTGGCAGATCAGGAAGTCGAACGACTCCGGGGCGAACGGCATCTTCGCCACATCCCCGTGCACGAACTTCGCCGCGACCCCCTGCTCCCGCGCGTAATCGGAAGCCAGCGACACGAACGTCCGGCTCACGTCGAGGCCCGTGACCACAAACCCCAGCCGCGCCAGCTCGACCGCGTGGAACCCCGGCCCGGGCGCCACCTCGAGCACGTCGGCACCTTCGGGCAGCTCTTTGGCCAGCGCCGCCGCCGAGGACCGGTAGTACGCCAGCTGCGGCGCGGTCCCCCGCCCCCGCGCGTACGCCCGCGCGACGGGCCCTTCCATCTCCGGCACGAGCTTCGTCCGGTGCCGTTTGACCTCGGTGTTCCCCATGACTCATCTCCCGTTCGGTGATCGGCCGAACCGGTTCGGCGAGCGCGGGCCCGTATCCTGGTGATCGCAGCCTGAGGATCGGATCCGCTCCGCGGAATCGGTTCGACGGTTTCCCCGGCTCCGGTGGCGGTGTGCCAGCACCGCCACCGGGGCCGGCTCGGTTACCCCTGGCCGCCTTCGGCGAAAGCGGTCAAGTCCTCCGGCAGCTCCCCGGTCTCCCGGTAGTGCCGCCACGCGGCGACGCCCGGCAGCGCGCCGGACGTCAGGTCGTGGCGTAAGCCGCGCACCCACTCGGCCTCGGCGCGCAGCAGCGCCAGTTCGTACTCGCCTTCCACGAGGAACAGGCGCGGCACCTGGGCCTGCGCGGCCTCCAGCGCCACCGACCGCTGCGCGATCCGCTCGTCCAGCGCGGCGAGCCGCGTCGCGAGCAGCGCGACGACCTCGTCCGGCCCCAGCGAAGCCATGATCGACAGCCCCGCCCGGAACTTCGTCGGCTCGAGGTCCGGCTCACCGAGCAGCTCGGCGACCCAGTCCTCCAGCTCGGCGCGGCCGGCCTCGGTGAGGCGGTAGATGGTGCGCTCGGGCCGCCCGCCGTCGCGCACGCTCCCGACGGCGGCCACGAACCCGTGTTTCTCGAGGTTGCCGACCACGGTGTAGAGCGAGCCCCACTTGATCTTCAGATCGGCGTCCTTGCCGCGTTCCCGCAGCACAGACGCCATTTCGTAAGGGTGCATCGGCCGCTCCAGCAGGGCCGACAGCACAGCCAGCCCCAGCATGTTGCCGACCTTCCGCCGCTTCACCCACACCACTTCCTCGTCGACGAGTACTCGCCTACGAGTATGCGCCACGCGCGGTGGAACCGGCTCAGGGAAAAACCCCGGGATCTCAGAGGTCGAGCATGTACGGCACTTCGACCTGCGCCCGCGTGGACATCCACTCGCGCAGGGCCTTGGTGGCCAGCACATCGTCCTCGTTGTAGCGCAGCAGCCGCGCACGCTGCTCGTCGTCGGGTGCCTCGCCGTCCATGCCGACGGCGTCGCGGTACCAGCGCATCGACGCCTCGCCGCCGGCCTCCGGGTCCCGCCACTGGAACCCGGCGACGGGCGCGATCACCTTGAGCCCCTTGCCGCGCGAGCACAGGAACTGGTCGGTGACGCTGCGGAAGAGGTCCACCCACTCGTCGGAATCCACAAAGGACTGGACGTCCTTCTTGGCCGGCATTCCCGGCTCGGCGCCGAAGCGGTCGACCGAGCCGAACAGCCAGCGGTTCTCCGCCAGCGCGTTGTAGCAGTAGGCGCGGAAGGTGAGGCCGGCCGCGAGCGTGCGCTCACGCACGTCGGTGAACCACGCCCAGAACTCGGCGAACGAGCGCGCCTCATCGACCGTCGGCAATGGGTCCCACGTCGCGAAGGCACGGTAACCCCGCTGCACGCCGATGTCCGCGCCCGAGAGCAGCGTGCCCCACAGGTACGCGCCGGCGTCGCCGAAGCTCTCCATGTCCACGTCGACCTCGACGTCGGCCCGTGGCACCTCGACCTGCGGCGTGCGGCGCACCACCGTCAAGTCGGCGAGCCACGCGCGCGCGAGCACGATCGCGTCGGCGAACGTGCCGCCCGTCCAGTTCATCGGCGGCGGCTCGGCGGCCGGGTCGAGCGCGGCCAGCTTGTCCACAGTGGACACGCCCGCCTTGCGCAGCTCCCCGGCGTCCTCCCCGCGCACCACGAGGCTGACGTCGCGCAGCTCGCCCAGCAGCACCTCGCACGTGGGCCAGAACGGGCAGCGCCGGCACTCCAGCACTCGCGAGGGCATGGCCAGCGGTTCGCCGCCGGTCGCGGCCGCGGTGGCCACGGCCAGTCGGTCGGCGAAGCGCGCGTCGTACTCGTTCAGCGCACTGCGCCCGCCCGGCCAGGTGCCGGCGGTCAGGTCGTGCCACACCACGACGTCGGCGTCCAAGCCGATCACGCCGCCGACGGCGCGGCCGGTCTCGGCCTTCCCGTACGTCTGCAGCATCCGGCGTAGGTGCGCGAGCCGCAGCTGGTCCCGCGGCTGCGACCGGACCTTGCGCGTCTCGTCGGGCGTTCGGTGGCCGGGGTCGAGGTCGGTCAGCCGGGTCGTCGACGCACCCTGGCCGCGGTCGGTGATGCGGTGGCGCACCACGAGCACCGGCACATACCCGGTGGCCGTGCGCACGAGCAGGTCGACGCCGCCGCGCCGGTGCCCGATCGGGTCGGCGCGCAGCAGCGGACCCCAGATGTACTGGACGCCCTCGGCGAAGGCCTCCTCCGTGAGCCGCACGCGGTCGGCGGCCGGCAGGTCGCGCGGGATCCGGGCCCACGTCGCGTCCGGCCCCGAGCCTTCGACGAGGCGCAGCACGATCGCCTCGCGGTGCGCGGTCGCGTCGGCGATCCGCTGCTGCGCCGTGGGGTCCGGCGGCGGCAGCGGGACCTCGCGCATCGCGGGGTCGTGCTCCAGATGCACACGGCGACGGCAGCGGCTGACCGCGCCGGCGTCGAGCAGCACCTCGTTACCCATGACGATCACCTTATCCGCCACCCCCGTCAGAATCGCCTTTCCGTGCTGCGAGCCGACATGCCCGGGGCCGGAGGGACCAGTAAGTTCGACCCCGACACGTCGCAGGAGGTGGGCCATGGCGCGCAAGGCCAAAGAAGACGCGGGTGAAGCTCGGATCACCCCGAAGAAGGCGAAGAACGCGATCGCGGTGGCCAAGGTGATCGGCCCGGCGGTACTGCCGATCGTCGCGCCGTACGCGGTGCGCGCGGCCGGTGCGGCGCGGGAGGCGTACGACCGCTACCAGGCACGCAAGCTCGGTGTCGCCGTCGACCAGCTCGGCGAGTTCACCGGCCGGGGCGCCGCGCTGCACGCCCGCATCGCCGGGCTCGTGCAGGGGCTGAACGAGCTCAAGAAGTCGGGCAAGGCCACCGACGCCGACCAGAAGTTCGCCGCCGACACCCAGGGCACGCTCGAACAGCTCTCCGCCACCGTCCGCGCCGCCGAACGCATGCCCGCCACCCGGCGCAAGGCCGCGCACCGCGCCGTCTCGAGCGAGCTCGACTCGCTCGAGGAGCAGCTGCTGCACCGCCTCGGCGTCTGAGCGCGACCCGGGCCGCTCACCCCGTGAGGTGAACGGCCCGGCCCGAAGAACGACGCAGGTCAAGACGGCAACTGGATCCACTTGTGCGACCACGAGCGCACCGCGTCGAGCACCGGCTCGAGGTCCCGGCCCTTGGCCGTGGCGTGGTACTCGACCTGCACGGGCGACGTGGTGATGACCTGCCGCTCGAGCACGCCCTGCTCCTCCAGCGTCTTCAGCCGCTGCGACAGCATCGTGTCGCTGACGCCCGGCACCGCGGCCTTGATCTGGCCGTAGCGGTGGTGGCCGGTGAGGACAGCGCGCAGGATCGCGCCCGTCCAGCGCGGGCCGATCAGCTCGATCGCCGCGTGGAAGCGCACGCAAGTGTCCTGCACGTCCTCCCGCTGCCCCTCCATGGCCTGCTCCCTAGTTGCCCGCCCGCAGCGGCGCGAGTGAGTCGGTCACGCGCACGAGCTCGTCGAACATCGCCTTGGCCGACGTCTGCACGATGTCGTTCGGCACGAACTCGCCGGCCTCGTTCAGGAACTGCTGCACGAACGGGATCGACACGGCGTCGAACACCGGCGTCATGCGCAGCGTCGTCACGACCTGCTTGATCTGCTGCACCGCGCGCGTGCCCGCCGCGACGCCGCCGTAGCTGACCAGGCCGACGGCCTTGTACTTCCACTCGTTGTGCAGGTAGTCGATCGCGTTCTTGAGCTCGGCGTTGTAGCCGTAGTTGTACTCGGGCATCACGAAGACGAACGCGTCCGCTTCGGCGACCTTCGCGCTCCAGTCCTTGGTGTGCTGGTGCTCGTACTGGCCAAGGCGCGGGTGCTTGGGCTCGTTCATGAACGGCAGGTTGACCTCGGCGAGGTCCACGAGCTCGACGTCGAACCCGCCGTGCTCGATCGCCGCGGCTTCCGTCCACTTGGCCACCGGCAGTCCGACCCGGCCCGGCCGGGTGCTCGCCAGGATGATCTCCAGCTTCGGCAACGCCTCCGCCTCCTCCCGGCCCGACACGCGGGCCGCTCGACTAAGGAATCCTGAGTAACTTAGCATTCCTTAGCGAGCGGCCCGTGTGGGGTTCGTTACTTGATGAAGCCCTTCTCCAGCATCCACTGGTGGGCGACGACGCCGGCGTCCTTGCCGTCGACGTCGACCTGCTTGCACAGCTCCACCATCTGCTTGTTGTCGATCGCCGCCGTGACCTTCTCGAGCGGGCCACGCAGCGCCGGGTGCTCGTTCAGGAAGTCGGTGCGCATCGTCACCGCCGCGTTGTACTGCGGGAACGCCTTCTTGTCGTCCTCGAGCACGCGCAGGTTCAGGCCCGCGATGCGGCCGTCGGTGGTGAACACCTCGCCGACCGGACACGTGCCGTTGGCCACGGCGGAGTAGATGGTGCCGATGCCGAAGTTCTCGATCTTCGGGTTCTGGAAGCCGTACGCCTTGACCGCGGCCGGGAAGCCGTCCTGCCGGCTGGTGAACTCCGTCTCGAGGCAGAACCGCGCCTGGTCCGGGTGCGACTTGAGGAAGGTCGCCAGGTCGGAGGTGGACTTCAGGTTGTTCTTCTGCGCGTACGCATCTGTGGTGGCGAACGCGTATTGGTCGTTGAGCGGCGAGTAGTTGAGCCAGGTGATGCCGTTCTTCTCGGCGTCGGCCTTCGCGGTGGCGTCGTACTGCGCCTTTTCACCGCCCGGTACGGGGAGTTCGTTGCCCTGGTAGTTGATCCACCCGGTGCCGGTGTACTCCCACGTGACGTCGGTCTGGCCGTTGAGCAGGGCCTGCCGCGACGAGTTCGAGCCCTTGATGTCGGTGAGGTCGACGACGTCGGCGCCGGCGGCGCTCAGCGCCATCTCGGCCATGTAGCCCAGGATGATGTTCTCGGTGAAGTCCTTGGACCCCACCACGACCCGGACTCCCTCGACACCGGGCGTCGGCTGGATCGACCCGGGCTGGATCGAGTACGGCAGGGCGGTGTTGAGATCGAGCCCGCACGCCGAGAGCGACACGGCCAGCACCGCGGCGCCGGCCAGGGCCGCGGCCTTCTTCAGGACCTTCATCAGCGCAGTCCCTTCGGTCCGAAGTACTGCTCCGCCACCGCACCGAGCCAGTCGACCAGCAGCGCCAGCGCGACGGCCAGCACCGACCCGGTGATCAGCACCTTCGTGAGGTTGAGCTTGTAGCCGGTGTCGATGAGCAGGCCGAACCCGCCGGCGTTGACGAACATGCCGAACGTCGCCGTGCCGACGGCCAGCACGAGCGACGTGCGCAGGCCGGCCAGGATCAGCGGGATGGCCAGCGGGAACTCGACCCGCCACAGCACCCCCGCCGACGACATCCCGATGCCGCGACCGGCGTCGATCAGCGCCGGGTCGACCTGTTGCAGGCCCACCATCGTGTTCCGCAGCACCGGCAGCAGCGAGTAGAACGCGAGCGGCAGCGCCGCGACCCAGAGGCCACCGACCGCGCC encodes:
- a CDS encoding class I SAM-dependent methyltransferase → MGNTEVKRHRTKLVPEMEGPVARAYARGRGTAPQLAYYRSSAAALAKELPEGADVLEVAPGPGFHAVELARLGFVVTGLDVSRTFVSLASDYAREQGVAAKFVHGDVAKMPFAPESFDFLICQAAFKNFADPVDALDEMWRVLRPGGVAVVQDLRKSATAGEIAAEVDGMSLGPVGALTTRFTLGQLRKRAYTPEGFEALVRESRFGTCSVVVEGIGIEVRMRKSE
- a CDS encoding PadR family transcriptional regulator; this translates as MKRRKVGNMLGLAVLSALLERPMHPYEMASVLRERGKDADLKIKWGSLYTVVGNLEKHGFVAAVGSVRDGGRPERTIYRLTEAGRAELEDWVAELLGEPDLEPTKFRAGLSIMASLGPDEVVALLATRLAALDERIAQRSVALEAAQAQVPRLFLVEGEYELALLRAEAEWVRGLRHDLTSGALPGVAAWRHYRETGELPEDLTAFAEGGQG
- a CDS encoding TM0106 family RecB-like putative nuclease, whose protein sequence is MGNEVLLDAGAVSRCRRRVHLEHDPAMREVPLPPPDPTAQQRIADATAHREAIVLRLVEGSGPDATWARIPRDLPAADRVRLTEEAFAEGVQYIWGPLLRADPIGHRRGGVDLLVRTATGYVPVLVVRHRITDRGQGASTTRLTDLDPGHRTPDETRKVRSQPRDQLRLAHLRRMLQTYGKAETGRAVGGVIGLDADVVVWHDLTAGTWPGGRSALNEYDARFADRLAVATAAATGGEPLAMPSRVLECRRCPFWPTCEVLLGELRDVSLVVRGEDAGELRKAGVSTVDKLAALDPAAEPPPMNWTGGTFADAIVLARAWLADLTVVRRTPQVEVPRADVEVDVDMESFGDAGAYLWGTLLSGADIGVQRGYRAFATWDPLPTVDEARSFAEFWAWFTDVRERTLAAGLTFRAYCYNALAENRWLFGSVDRFGAEPGMPAKKDVQSFVDSDEWVDLFRSVTDQFLCSRGKGLKVIAPVAGFQWRDPEAGGEASMRWYRDAVGMDGEAPDDEQRARLLRYNEDDVLATKALREWMSTRAQVEVPYMLDL
- a CDS encoding DUF6474 family protein; this encodes MARKAKEDAGEARITPKKAKNAIAVAKVIGPAVLPIVAPYAVRAAGAAREAYDRYQARKLGVAVDQLGEFTGRGAALHARIAGLVQGLNELKKSGKATDADQKFAADTQGTLEQLSATVRAAERMPATRRKAAHRAVSSELDSLEEQLLHRLGV
- a CDS encoding helix-turn-helix domain-containing protein gives rise to the protein MEGQREDVQDTCVRFHAAIELIGPRWTGAILRAVLTGHHRYGQIKAAVPGVSDTMLSQRLKTLEEQGVLERQVITTSPVQVEYHATAKGRDLEPVLDAVRSWSHKWIQLPS
- a CDS encoding NADPH-dependent FMN reductase, which produces MSGREEAEALPKLEIILASTRPGRVGLPVAKWTEAAAIEHGGFDVELVDLAEVNLPFMNEPKHPRLGQYEHQHTKDWSAKVAEADAFVFVMPEYNYGYNAELKNAIDYLHNEWKYKAVGLVSYGGVAAGTRAVQQIKQVVTTLRMTPVFDAVSIPFVQQFLNEAGEFVPNDIVQTSAKAMFDELVRVTDSLAPLRAGN
- a CDS encoding glycine betaine ABC transporter substrate-binding protein, with protein sequence MKVLKKAAALAGAAVLAVSLSACGLDLNTALPYSIQPGSIQPTPGVEGVRVVVGSKDFTENIILGYMAEMALSAAGADVVDLTDIKGSNSSRQALLNGQTDVTWEYTGTGWINYQGNELPVPGGEKAQYDATAKADAEKNGITWLNYSPLNDQYAFATTDAYAQKNNLKSTSDLATFLKSHPDQARFCLETEFTSRQDGFPAAVKAYGFQNPKIENFGIGTIYSAVANGTCPVGEVFTTDGRIAGLNLRVLEDDKKAFPQYNAAVTMRTDFLNEHPALRGPLEKVTAAIDNKQMVELCKQVDVDGKDAGVVAHQWMLEKGFIK
- a CDS encoding ABC transporter permease yields the protein MTAVVDTGFSTESGSRGAERFRLFAQPIAVVVLVAATLGWVFGTGLTATEKETLNATSLLTALRDHVAMTLVVVVIVVLVAVPLGVMVTRRWARSLAPIFLAIANIGQAAPALGVLVLWFIFTGAVGGLWVAALPLAFYSLLPVLRNTMVGLQQVDPALIDAGRGIGMSSAGVLWRVEFPLAIPLILAGLRTSLVLAVGTATFGMFVNAGGFGLLIDTGYKLNLTKVLITGSVLAVALALLVDWLGAVAEQYFGPKGLR